The following are from one region of the Mangifera indica cultivar Alphonso chromosome 14, CATAS_Mindica_2.1, whole genome shotgun sequence genome:
- the LOC123196981 gene encoding proline-rich receptor-like protein kinase PERK8, translating into MSATLAAIIGGAAGAVALMGIVIYLIWFCLYHNLSVSRNSETGSSDQSVQGRNVGIQLSVQEVRPFAMEELSHVTKNFSDKNLIGEGKFGEVYKGLLQNGMLVAIKKRHGAPSREFIDEVHFLSSIHHRNLVTLLGYCQENNLQFLIYEYIPNGSVSVHLYGAGQVSCQKLEFKHRLSIALGAAKGLAHLHSLSPRVLHKDFKTANVLVDENFIAKVADAGLRIFLGRTDIAGPSSQVTADEIFLAPEVKEFRRFSEKSDVYSFGVFLLELVSGREASDSLSSASYKNLVELVQNSQDFSNISSIIDMRLGTSFTTEGMEDFIRLTVRCLDPSSERRPSMSYVVMELDRTLEKEMSLTTVMGEGTPTVTPGSQLFTATK; encoded by the exons ATGTCAGCGACTCTTGCGGCAATAATTGGAGGTGCTGCAGGAGCTGTGGCATTGATGGGGATAGTTATCTATCTCATATGGTTCTGCCTGTATCATAATCTAAGTGTTTCAAGAAATTCAGAGACTGGATCATCTGATCAGTCTGTTCAAG GCAGAAATGTTGGGATTCAGTTATCGGTACAAGAAGTTAGGCCTTTTGCCATGGAAGAGTTGTCTCATGTGACGAAAAATTTTAGTGATAAAAACTTGATTGGGGAAGGAAAATTCGGAGAGGTATACAAGGGTTTGCTACAAAATGGGATGCTGGTAGCCATTAAAAAGCGACATGGAGCACCTAGTCGTGAATTTATTGATGAG GTGCACTTCCTCTCATCTATTCATCATCGGAATCTTGTGACTCTTCTGGGTTACTGTCAGGAAAATAATTTACAGTTTCTTATATACGAGTATATACCTAATGGAAGTGTTTCCGTTCACTTGTATG GAGCTGGCCAAGTTTCCTGTCAGAAGCTAGAATTCAAGCATCGACTTTCAATAGCTCTTGGGGCAGCTAAAG GTCTGGCTCATCTTCACTCCCTGAGTCCCCGCGTGTTACATAAAGATTTTAAAACAGCCAATGTCCTTGTAGATGAAAATTTCATAGCTAAGGTTGCAGATGCTGGACTTAGAATTTTTCTTGGGAGAACTGATATTGCAGGGCCATCGTCACAAGTCACAGCTGATGAGATATTCCTTGCTCCAGA GGTGAAAGAATTCAGAAGATTTTCTGAAAAAAGTGATGTGTACAGTTTTGGAGTCTTCCTTTTGGAGCTAGTAAGCGGGCGAGAAGCATCAGATTCGCTGTCTTCAGCTTCTTATAAGAATCTGGTTGAATTG GTGCAAAACAGTCAAGATTTTAGCAATATTTCAAGCATCATTGACATGAGATTAGGGACTAGTTTCACAACCGAAGGTATGGAAGACTTCATACGGTTGACAGTCCGATGCCTGGATCCGTCAAGTGAGAGGCGGCCTTCGATGAGCTATGTGGTCATGGAACTCGACCGGACACTGGAGAAAGAAATGAGCTTGACAACAGTTATGGGGGAAGGAACCCCAACAGTGACCCCTGGAAGCCAGTTATTTACAGCTACAAAATGA